A part of Augochlora pura isolate Apur16 chromosome 1, APUR_v2.2.1, whole genome shotgun sequence genomic DNA contains:
- the LOC144468484 gene encoding adenosine receptor A1, whose translation MNANVTYTSATSTLAELMGLESDVRTDKPEDELDNDLDISPVTLSSAWSRVARLLLLSSMAVGGSVGNVFMISAVVVEEQLKKRGNAFLVNVALADLLVTGLVIPVSVIVILADHEESLSTCRFEWTLEALCVLVTVLTLATIAAENYTRLCLPPERYAILTSSRVTTTIISAWLISAMTVVLQSTLDGGPDFCRRRFNRIALEQVIGASLLLGVPTLTTVFLYIKLVIRVRHATRGSYKPPVAFSWDYELTKANMYSSAMFLIFWLPFFVAICLNSFWPVSARYLYNLAWFALSKSCFNNLVYCVADRHFRSAYVKLFHYCCCKTTVSFSRRTRGDPARNASDVRLRVHIIHSYTSPASCRSTRELGRPNGRDVYEL comes from the exons ATGAACGCGAATGTAACATATACAAGCGCGACGAGCACTTTAGCTGAACTTATGGGCCTCGAGTCGGATGTAAGAACGGACAAGCCCGAAGATGAACTGGACAACGACCTTGATATCTCACCGGTGACATTGTCTTCAGCCTGGTCCAGAGTGGCAAGACTACTTTTATTATCTTCGATGGCCGTTGGCGGCAGCGTCGGCAACGTCTTCATGATTTCCGCGGTAGTGGTCGAGGAGCAGTTGAAGAAACGAG GAAACGCGTTCCTCGTGAATGTTGCGTTGGCAGACTTATTGGTAACGGGCCTTGTGATACCAGTGTCGGTTATCGTGATCCTGGCCGACCATGAAGAGTCATTGAGCACATGCCGATTCGAATGGACACTCGAAGCTCTATGTGTTTTGGTCACGGTGTTAACATTGGCAACCATCGCAGCTGAAAATTACACTCGCCTTTGTCTACCGCCGGAAAG ATACGCCATTCTCACATCGAGTCGCGTGACAACGACGATCATAAGCGCCTGGCTGATATCGGCGATGACGGTGGTGCTCCAATCGACATTGGACGGCGGTCCGGACTTTTGTCGGCGTCGTTTTAACAGGATAGCGTTGGAGCAGGTAATCGGGGCGAGTCTGCTGCTAGGTGTGCCAACGTTAACGACCGTCTTCCTCTACATCAAGCTGGTGATCCGCGTCCGACACGCCACCAGAGGCTCGTACAAGCCGCCGGTCGCCTTCTCGTGGGACTACGAGCTGACCAAGGCAAACATGTACAGCAGCGCGATGTTCCTGATATTTTGGCTGCCGTTCTTCGTTGCCATTTGCCTGAACTCGTTCTGGCCGGTCAGCGCACGCTACCTCTACAATCTCGCCTGGTTCGCCCTGTCCAAATCCTGCTTCAACAACCTCGTCTACTGCGTGGCCGACAGACACTTTCGCAGCGCGTACGTGAAACTATTCCATTATTGCTGCTGCAAGACTACCGTCAGCTTCTCGAGGAGGACACGAGGCGATCCCGCCAGAAACGCCAGCGACGTACGTCTCAGGGTCCACATCATCCACTCGTACACCAGCCCAGCGTCCTGCAGGTCCACCAGGGAATTGGGCAGACCCAACGGCCGAGACGTCTACGAGCTCTAA
- the Not10 gene encoding CCR4-NOT transcription complex subunit 10, with product MSDTNETQNEDNCPGSLMELAQNFELAQNALSEFQKGAYTSCLSYLNKLETLRPKDLKVMHNKVVVECYKNDLKKTELLRKSLNAICGQISMTDSTDTTIDDIQKCVMRYNQAVLLYHTKQYSEALQIMNRLFAFIEPMEESLAHKVCLLLVELHIVTDQPDAALSLITYIESQLISTDNSKLASVDKEGIMKSVTEQKEQKKETDTATDAFKIKLLKCKARIYLMMHQLKLCKREWKTFVSLGTPVNISTVFLKANLEYLRGNYKKAIKLLNSVTSENMDFKTSGESSAVLYYNNMACIHFAMGKPNLACFYLRKALRENKSALESVQSKDSDPLSSQPLYTLGGNRHYQLMYSLGVSLLHANQALAAFDCFMEAAQKLHNNPKLWLRVAECCIYCHKPTNEVDFNIPKRRKDLVQKVVGSGIHRKIILASSLSKDTKYHSESFPSAMPQLTLEFASLCLKNALFLLPSINELNELNVPITTIASSQSVPLSLTAGTSLGAQHSPSVSQVSTVEALNLKVNVLAASAYVCLCLGDYVVALEHAKSLLSINKLPGAYKMLGNLYAAESLIFMDKISEAIDYLKPENIQDLTTFVPIPDTQDKGDEVVAKPLKTWYPTTVPTGIAVLRYNLAVAYAIRGELDKSGETLKEVWMSKGPDCDVPIHVIMLALYIELQLGHADISRSIIKQHCPQYR from the exons atgaGTGACACAAATGAAACCCAGAATGAGGATAACTGTCCAGGAAGTCTAATGGAACTGGCTCAGAATTTTGAATTAGCACAGAATGCACTTTCTGAGTTTCAGAAAGGCGCGTACACCAGTTGTTtgtcatatttaaataaattggagaCCCTGAGACCAAAAGATTTAAAAGTAATGCATAATAAAGTTGTTGTggaatgttataaaaatgacttgAAGAAAACAGAGCTGTTAAGGAAAAGCTTGAATGCTATTTGCGGACAAATATCAATGACTGATTCGACTGATACTACTATAGATGACATTCAAAAGTGTGTCATGAGATATAATCAAGCAGTTTTATTGTATCATACAAAGCAATACAGTGAAGCGTTACAAATTATGAATAGGTTATTTGCTTTTATAGAACCCATGG AAGAATCACTGGCGCATAAAGTCTGCCTGCTTTTAGTAGAATTGCATATAGTAACTGATCAGCCAGATGCTGCGCTGTCTTTAATAACTTACATAGAAAGTCAACTGATATCTACAGATAATTCTAAACTTGCATCTGTTGACAAAGAAGGCATTATGAAATCTGTGACAGAGCAGaaggaacaaaaaaaagaaactgatACAGCGACGGATGCATTTAAGATAAAGTTACTAAAATGTAAAGCTAGGATATATCTTATGATGCATCAACTGAAATTGTGTAAAAGAGAATGGAAGACATTTGTTTCCTTGGGTACACCTGTA AATATATCAACAGTATTCTTGAAAGCAAATCTTGAATATTTGAggggaaattataaaaaagctATTAAATTACTGAACTCTGTAACATCAGAAAATATGGATTTTAA aaCAAGTGGCGAGTCTTCTGCTGTTCTATATTACAACAATATGGCCTGTATACATTTTGCAATGGGTAAACCAAATTTagcttgtttttatttaaggAAGGCTCTACGCGAGAACAAATCTGCATTAGAAAGTGTACAATCAAAAGATAGTG ATCCCTTATCTTCCCAACCATTGTATACACTTGGTGGAAACAGACACTACCAGTTGATGTATAGTTTAGGTGTTTCATTGTTACATGCAAATCAAGCATTGGCTGCCTTTGATTGTTTCATGGAAGCTGCTCAGAAGCTTCATAACAATCCTAAACTGTGGTTAAGAGTTGCAGaatgttgtatttattgtCATAAACCG ACAAATGaagttgattttaatattccgaAACGGAGGAAGGATTTAGTGCAGAAAGTTGTAGGCTCTGgaattcatagaaaaattattttagcatcATCTCTTTCTAAAGATACAAAGTATCATTCTGAAAGTTTTCCGTCTGCAATGCCACAACTAACTTTAGAATTTGCATCTCTTTGTCTAAAGAATGCATTGTTTTTATTACCGAGTATTAATGAGCTCAATGAGCTCAACGTTCCAATTACAACAATCGCCAGTTCACAATCGGTACCCCTATCGTTAACAGCGGGTACTAGTTTgg gtGCTCAACATTCGCCTTCAGTGTCACAAGTGTCAACTGTAGAAGCACTAAATTTGAAAGTAAATGTTCTAGCAGCAAGTGCTTATGTGTGCCTATGTTTGGGCGATTATGTTGTCGCTCTTGAACATGCCAAATCTCTACTAAGTATCAATAAATTGCCAGGGGCATACAAAATGCTAGGAAATCTTTATGCCGCGGAAAGTTTGATATTTATGGACAAAATTAGCGAAGCAATTGACTACCTTAAACCAGAGAATATTCAAGATTTAACTACTTTCGTACCTATACCTGACACGCAAGATAAAGGTGATGAGGTTGTTGCAAAACCTCTAAAGA catGGTACCCGACAACTGTTCCTACCGGCATCGCTGTTCTTAGATACAATTTAGCTGTAGCTTATGCGATTCGCGGTGAACTTGACAAATCTGGAGAAACCTTAAAAGAA GTTTGGATGTCTAAAGGTCCAGACTGCGATGTTCCTATACATGTTATAATGTTAGCTTTATATATAGAGTTACAATtag GTCATGCGGATATTTCAAGgtcaataataaaacaacattGTCCGCAGTATCGTTGA
- the Achl gene encoding la ribonucleoprotein translational regulator Achilles, whose amino-acid sequence MEEVDVQQESRDKVGSLIFTPPPMKKSDTRDSISSVDSDVSLCFDRRGSKGEEADLSDSVSSDNEIKTTDTAKEQQPSDPDSGTDLTDDVANLNESMTLKSETKLVESGNETTDDYVPPSDELAEKICTQVEFYFSDENIVKDAFLLKHVKRNKEGYVSLKLISSFKRVKHLSRDWRVVGAALAKSKKLQVNLQGTKLRRVDPLPPFDQTAPSRTILAARLPLEKLSVESVAEIFRPCGEIALIRVLRPGHPAPAEVRQAIAKRPELASSEECAMIEFTDSAAARLALQMTLGNAKVFELQQSTDKKRKQQSTKKTALTRLAKEEAYNSSSCASGSEAEDGKARHKKPVHGYPMYHAYPSHPYQGPPSPDAWLSRRLSGCSVSGSESGFILRRLSSCSGSGSGSGSEIGNFGRRYSACSSGSENGYCHPVFPPSYCYQENRRFSCCSSSGSECNTACYHSSRRGSADYGSYMRKLSACSRDSGFDMSPRRLSQCSTGSEQITFCRPRSNSGVTLRHLPENVTRMPSGPNGTRGFDRPAKMDHAMEPIC is encoded by the exons ATGGAGGAAGTGGACGTTCAACAGGAGTCGAGGGACAAAGTGGGCAGCCTGATCTTCACACCGCCGCCGATGAAGAAGTCCGACACAAGAGACAGCATATCCTCCGTGGACAGCGACGTCAGCCTCTGCTTTGATCGCAGGGGTTCAAAAGGGGAGGAAGCCGACCTGTCAGACAGCGTGAGTTCCGACAACGAGATCAAGACAACGGACACCGCGAAAGAGCAACAGCCTTCGGATCCAGACTCGGGAACAGACTTGACGGACGACGTGGCCAACCTCAACGAATCTATGACTCTGAAGTCGGAAACGAAGCTGGTCGAGTCCGGGAACGAGACAACGGACGACTACGTTCCTCCTAGCGACGAACTCGCCGAGAAAATTTGTACTCAAGTGGAGTTTTACTTCTCCGACGAGAACATAGTTAAGGACGCGTTCTTATTGAAACACGTGAAGAGGAACAAGGAGGGGTACGTGTCTCTAAAGCTCATCTCGAGTTTCAAAAGGGTGAAACATCTGAGCAGAGACTGGAGGGTGGTCGGCGCCGCTCTAGCCAAGTCGAAGAAGCTGCAGGTGAATCTACAGGGGACCAAATTACGGAGGGTCGATCCTTTGCCGCCGTTCGATCAAACCGCCCCTTCCAGAACGATTTTGGCCGCGAGGCTTCCGCTCGAGAAATTGTCTGTCGAGTCTGTGGCAGAAATTTTCCGACCCTGCGGAGAGATCGCTCTTATCAGAGTTCTTCGACCTGGACATCCAGCGCCCGCAGAG GTGCGACAAGCAATCGCCAAGAGGCCAGAGTTGGCGTCCAGCGAAGAGTGCGCCATGATCGAGTTCACGGATTCAGCAGCCGCTCGTCTTGCTCTACAAATGACCTTGGGCAATGCCAAGGTGTTCGAGCTGCAACAATCCACCGATAAGAAGAGGAAACAACAATCAACGAAGAAAACCGCCCTGACGAGATTGGCCAAGGAGGAAGCCTATAACTCCTCGAGCTGTGCCAGCGGATCCGAAGCCGAAGATGGAAAAGCCAGACACAAGAAACCCGTTCACGGTTATCCAATGTACCACGCTTATCCGAGCCATCCTTATCAAG GACCCCCTTCGCCGGATGCGTGGCTGTCACGACGGCTGTCCGGCTGCTCGGTATCGGGTTCGGAGAGCGGCTTCATTCTGCGTCGTTTGTCTTCCTGTTCCGGTTCAGGGTCCGGTTCCGGTTCTGAGATCGGCAACTTCGGGAGACGTTACTCTGCCTGTTCCTCTGGTTCCGAGAATGGTTACTGCCACCCGGTCTTCCCACCGAGTTACTGTTACCAGGAAAACCGACGTTTCTCCTGTTGCTCGAGTTCCGGATCCGAATGCAATACCGCCTGTTATCACTCTAGTCGCCGCGGATCCGCGGATTACGGGTCGTACATGAGGAAACTGTCCGCCTGCAGTCGAGATTCCGGCTTCGATATGTCACCCAGACGATTGTCACAGTGTTCCACCGGTTCCGAACAAATCACCTTCTGTCGACCGAGGAGCAACAGCGGTGTTACTTTAAGGCATCTACCTGAGAACGTAACCAGGATGCCGTCCGGTCCTAACGGCACCAGAGGATTCGACCGGCCAGCGAAAATGGACCATGCCATGGAACCCATCTGTTAA